Below is a genomic region from Azoarcus sp. KH32C.
GGCGACCTGGGGCTGGACGGGGATCGCGGCTTCGTCGAGTTCCATGCCGACGCCGGATTGGGTCGCGATCTCGTTGAGGGTCGTCGCCAGCCCCCCGCGCGTCGGATCGCGCAGCACACGGATCGTCGGCACTTCGGCGAGCATCGCGTCGATCAAGCGATGCAGCGCGGCGGTGTCGGAGGCGATCTCGGAGTCGAAGGCGAGCGATTCGCGTTGCGCCATGATGGCCATACCGTGGTCGCCGAGGGTGCCGGAGACGAGGATCGCGTCGCCGGGCCGGGCGTTGGCACCGCCGATCTCGCGGCCGGCGGGCAATGCGCCGACGCCAGTGGTCGTGATGAAGACGCCGTCGCCCTTGCCCTGTTCGACGACCTTGGTGTCGCCGGTGACGACGGGCACGCCGGCTTCGCGCGACGCATGCGCCATCGACTGCACGATGCGCGCGAGGTCGGCGAGCGGGAAGCCTTCTTCGAGGATGAAGCTCGCGGCGAGATACAAGGGGCGCGCGCCCATCACGGCGAGGTCGTTCACGGTGCCATGCACCGACAGGCAGCCGATGTCGCCGCCGGGGAAGAACAGGGGGCTGACGACGTGGGCGTCGGTCGCGACGACGAGGCGTTCGCCCGCGGCGGGCCCAGGCAGCACGGCGGCGTCGTCACCACGTTCGAGATGCTCGTTCGCGAAGGCCGCGGCGAACAGTTCCTCGATCAGCTGCGCCATCGCGCGGCCGCCCGCGCCGTGGCCCATATCGACGCGTCCGCCCTTCATGTCGAGCGGGCGCACATAGCCCTTTTTCACAGTACCCATCGTCGCGCTGTCCTGCCGTGTCGCGGCCCTTGCGGGCCCTGGTTGATGATGTGCGCGACGCGGGACCTGACACGGGCCCCGTGCGCGCTCAGGCGAGGCTGCCGCCCGCCCGCGTGAGTTCTTTCAATGCATCCGCGACCTGTCGCGTCTGACCGGCCGCCGACGAGGTCTCGCCGGCGCTCGACTCGATCGTCGCGAGCAGCGCCGACAAGCCGTCGACGCCGTCCGAATGGGCCTCGATTTCGTCGGCGACGTGGCGCATGTCGGCGGTGAGCTGGACGACGTCCTTGCCGATCACTTCGGCGCTGGTGCGGCTCTTTTCGGCGAGCTTGCGCACTTCGTCGGCGACGACCGCGAAGCCACGCCCCGCCTCGCCCGCGCGCGCGGCTTCGATCGCGGCGTTGAGCGCGAGCAGATTGGTCTGGTCGGAGATCTGCTGGATCACTTCGACGACGCCCTGGATGCGCGAACCGGCACTCGCAAGCTGCGTCGCTTCGAGCGCGACATCGCGCGCGCCTTGTGACAGGCCGTGAACGCCCGCCGACGCCTCGGCAACTGCCGCGAGCTGGCGCTCGATGCCCGCCGCGAGCGAGTCCATCGATGCGTTCAGATCGCTCGCGCAGCCTTCAAGCTGGCCCGAGATCGTTTCGCGCTGCCGGTGCGCCGCCTCGAAGATCCGACCCATGTCGTTGAGCCCGGAGAACATCTGGCCGACACGCTCGTCGAGGCCGGCCGGGTCGAGCTTCATCTCGAAGCGCTGGTTCTCGAAGTCCTCGATCTGCTGCACGACGACGCGGTTCAGGCCCGACAGCTTCGCGATCTCGCGCCGCAGGAAGAAGGCCTTGAACTCGCCGTAGTGCGCGACGAAGTTATCGATGTAGTCGTCGCGGAAGGTCTCGCCCGGCTTCACGCGGAAGAAGAAGATCGCCGTCAGTGTCTGGTTCAGGTTCAGGCCGAGGATCTCGCCGAAGGTCGAGAAGCCCGCGACCGGAATGTCGCCGATCACGGCGCCCATGCCGGCAAGTTCGCGCTCGTTGTAGAGGCGGCGCAGGATGCAGTCGTTGAGGATGCCCGCGACCGGCTTGCCCGGCTTGCCTTGCATGAAGCGTTCGAAATCGCGCTTCGTGCCGTCGACGAAACCGGTGCGGCGCACGAGCAGCAGTTCCTCGCCCGGGCCGACGTCGCAGTAGAAGTGGATGCGTTCATTCGCGAGATCGATCGACGACACCGAGCGCACGAAGAGCTCCTTGCCGACACGGATCGCGAAGGAGTATTCACCGAGCTTCTTTTCGAGCTGATCGGGCGAGCATTGCAGCGCGCGGCACAGCGCGGCGACCGGCGAGCCGATCACGCCCTGGGCGTCCATCACCTGGCTGATGTAGCGCTTTTCCATCGACGCGGTGAGCGTATGGAAAGTGGTGCCGGTCGGCTCGAAGTTGTGGCTCTTGAAGACGCCGAAACGTACCTGCGGCGGCACCTTCAGGAAGGCGATCAGCGCGTGGTTTTCGAGGCGGCCGTTGCCGTCGTGCAGCCAGGTGTTGCGGAAGTCGAACTTGCCGCCGGCCGAGCCGCCGACGAAGAGACAGGGGAAACGTCCGCTGTCGTACAAGGCTTCCATCAGGAAGGATTCGGACGCCGACAGACCGTCGAAGAGCACATAGGCAAGGGTGTCGCGGTGGTCGATCTCGAAGCTGACGTCGACGCGCTCCAGCGTGCGGGCGAGGCTCGCGACGCGCTCCTTCAGCGACTTGTCGCAACGCCCCTGGCGCAGGTCCTCGCAGCCCAGCGGCACGCGCACGACCTGAGCGCGCGCGACGAGCGATGCGTCGAAGAACTGCAGCACGACGTTTTCCCAGCGTTCGCCGGTGCTGCAATACACGGAGCCGGCCTCGCCGCACAATTCGCCGGCGGTCGAGCACAAGGCCATCGGCACGTTCGGGAAGCGGGCGCGGACCGCGCGGGCCACGGCGTCGATGTCGACGTGCGGCGACACGTAGCCGGCAACGAAGGTCGGCGCGACACGCACGCCATCAAGCTTCTCTGCGAGCTCCGCGGGGCGACACCGAACGATGACGACGCCCTGGGCGCTTGTGGAACCGATTTTTCCGAAAAACATGACCGGGAACCTCGTGAGGGTATGCAATGCCTATGGCTTACATTCTCTTACGACAATGCAAACCCGGACTTGAGCCTCGTCAGAAGTCCCCTCGATGAATCCCCCTTGATTACATTTGTCATTTCGCGACTCGAAATGCATATCCACCATCCGGAATTCATACCCGCGAAACGTCGCGGAAGCGACCGTAATTGTAGTGCGCGGCGCAGGCACCCTCGGACGACACCATGCACGAGCCCATGGGGTTCTCGGGCGTGCACACGGTGCCGAAGAGCTTGCAGTCGGTCGGCGTCTTCACGCCGCGCAGGATCGCGCCGCATTCGCAGGCGCGGTTGTCCGGCACCGAGACGAATTCGAGGCCGAACTTCGCCTCGGCATCCCACTGGGCGAAGGGCGCACGGATGCGCAGCGCCGAGTACGGCACTTCGCGCAGCCCGCGCCATTCGAAGCTGCGGCGCAACTCGAAGACTTCCGACACCAGCCCTTGCGCCTTGAGATTGCCGTCCTCGGTGACGGCGCGGGTGAATTCGTTCTCGACCTCGGCGCGACCTTCATTGACCTGCCGAATCAGCATGCGGATCGCCTGCATCACGTCGAGCGGCTCGAAGCCGGCGATCACCACCGGCTTGCGGTATTCCTCGGCGAAGAAGGCGTAGGGGCGGCTGCCGATGATCGTCGACACGTGCGCCGGGCCAATGAAGCCGTCGAGCGGCACGGTGCCGAGCTCGCGCACTTCGGGCGATTCGAGGATCGTCAGGATCGCGGATGGCGTCAGCACGTGGTTGCACAGTACGCTGAAGTTCGCGAGGGAGAGCGCCTGCGCCTGGCGCAGCACGAGCGCGGTCGGCGGGGTCGTCGTCTCGAAGCCGATCGCGAAGAACACGACTTCGCGCTCGCGCATCTTCTGCGCCAGCGCCAGCGCGTCGGCCGCCGAATACACCATGCGGATGTCGGCACCGCGCGCCTTGGCCTTCAGCAGCGACAGGCCATTGGACGCCGGCACGCGCAGGCAGTCGCCGTAGGTGCAGATCGTGACCTCGGGGCGCGCGAGCGCGAGCCGGATCGCCATATCGATGCGGCCGATCGGCAGCACGCACACAGGGCAGCCCGGGCCGTGGATCATGCGCACGTTGGCGGGCAGCAGGTCGGTGACGCCGTAACGCGAGATCGCGTGCGTGTGACCGCCGCAGAATTCCATGAAGGCATAGTTGCGGCCGGTATCGGCCTCGCGCGCGATGGCTTCCGCGAGCTTCGCGGCGAGCGCGCCGTCGCGGAACTCGTCGACGTACTTCACGCGCCGCCCTCTTCGGCCGCGGCGGCGAGCGCGGCTCCGGCAAGACCGGCTTCGGCGAAGAGCGCGAGCGTCTTCTCGGCCTCGTCGGCGTCGAGCTTAGACAGTGCGTAGCCGACATGGACGATCACATAGTCACCGACCTCGGCGCCATCGACGAGCGCGAGCGAGATTTCCTTGCGCACGCCGCCGAGATCGACGCGGCAGGCGTCACCGGGCAAGAGCTCGACGATGCGGGCGGGAATCGCAAGGCACATGCTTCAGAATCCTTCGTTCAGATGGTGGATCGCAACCCAGGCCTGACCGAGCGCGAGACCGGCGTCGCCCGGTGACAGGCGCTGCGCTTCGAGGACGGTCAGGCCGTGTTCGCGCAACGCCGCGCCGAGGCGTTGCGACAGGATGCGGTTGTGCAGACAGCCGCCGGAGAGCGCGACGACCGTCAAGCCGGTGCGTTCGACGGCCTGCCCGACCCAGGCGACGAGTGCCGCGGTGAGCGTCACGTGGAAACGGGAAGCACCCTGCGCGGCATCGGTTTCGTCGGCAAGGGACGTGAGGATCGGCAGCAGGCTCAGGCGCCCTGCCCCGTCGATCGTCCAACCCTCGGGCTCGGGCGTCACGTCACCAACTCGTTCAAGGTAGTCGGTCGCGGCGCGCTCCAGCGCGATCGCCGCCTCGGCCTCGACACGCATCACAGGGCACAGTCCGAGCAGCCCCGCGGCAGCGTCGAAGGCGCGGCCGAGGCTGGAGGTCGGCGGGCACAAGGTGTCGCGCGTGAGCAGGTTCCCAAGCATGGCCGCCGCAGGCTGGGCCGCGAAGCGCGTCGCGATCTCGTCGGCGCGGCCGGCCAGATGGAGCACCGCCCCAGCCATCCGCCACGGCTCGCGCGCCGCGCGGTCACCGCCCGCCAGCGGCAGGGGCGCGAGATGACCGAGGCGCTCGAAGTGCGCGCCATCGACTTGCAGCAGTTCGCCGCCCCAGGCCGTGCCGTCGGTACCCAAGCCCACGCCATCGAGCGCGAGGCCCAGCGCCGGGCCGGGGTGTCCATTCTCCGCCAGCACCGCGGCAACATGCGCGTGGTGGTGCTGCACCGCGATCGCAGGCACGCCGAGGCGCGTCGCAAGGGCGCAGGCGCTGCGGCTCGAATGGAAGTCCGGATGCAGGTCGTGCGCGATCGCGGCGGGAGCGCCCTGCGACAGCAACACGTGGCTCCAGGCATCCATCTCGCGGCAGGCATCCGGCGTATCGAGATCGCCGACCGTGGCGCTCATTTGCGCTGCGCCGTCCTGCGCAAGGCACAACGCGTTCTTGAAATAGGCGCCGAAGGCCAGCACCGCGGGGCCGTGCAAGGTGAGCGGGATTGACGGCGGCGCGAGCGGAGCCGCGCCCGGCGAGGCGAGGTTCGAATTCATGTCCGGACTCAGGCCGGTTGCACGGTTGTGCTGCGCGCCGCGCGCGCCTTCGCCATGCCGCGCTCGAGCCAGGCGAGCCAGTCGGCGATGCCCTCGCCGCTCGTCGACGACGTACGAATCACCTCGATGGCCGGATTGACCCGCCGCGCGTAGCCGATCGCGCGTTCGACGTCGAAGGTGAGATGCGGCAGCAGGTCGACCTTGTTGAGCAGCATCAGGTCGGCCGCGGCGAACATGTCCGGGTATTTCAGCGGCTTGTCCTCGCCCTCGGTGACCGACAGGATCGCGACCTTGTGCGCCTCGCCGAGATCGAAGGCAGCCGGGCACACGAGGTTGCCGACGTTCTCGATCAAGAGCAGGCTGTCGTCGGCGAGCTGCATCTGCGCGAGTGCGCGCCCAACCATGTCCGCGTCGAGGTGGCAGCCCTTGCCGGTGTTGATCTGCAGCGCCGGCACGCCGGTCGCGCGGATGCGTTCCGCGTCGAACTCGGTCTGCTGGTCGCCCTCGACCACCGCCGCCGACACGCGTCCCGCAAGTTCCGTGAGCGTGCGCACGAGCAGCGTGGTCTTGCCCGAGCCGGGGCTGGAAACGAGGTTCAGCGCGAAGATGCCGCGCGCGGCGAGCTGGCGGCGGTTGGCGTCGGCACAGGCGTCGTTCTTGCCGAGGATGTCGCGCTCGATCTTCACCATCTGCGACTGCGACAGGCCAGGGGCGTGAGCGTGCGCGGGGCCGGCGCCGAAATGCAGGTGGTGCTGATCGGAATGGATGTGGCTCGCGTCCCGGGCGGACGGCTGCCCGTCGTGCGTGTGCTCATGCGCGGGAGCCGCGGGCTTCCACGCGCGCGTCGTGCCTTCCTTCGGGCGCGCGGGCTTCGAATGCCCTGCCCCGCCGATATTCACTTCACCCGCCCCGCAACCGCACACCGTACACATCACCCTGCTCCAATCCGACTGCGACCACCTGAAGCCGCATCATCCCTTCAATCGACTTCGATTTCCTTGACCCGCATCACGGTCCCGCCGGTGGGACGCACCTGGTAGCCGCCGCAGTGCGGACAGGGGTCGTAACGCTGCGCGAGCGGCACGCTGCGATCGCAGGCGAGGCACCAGCCGACGCCGGGCACGCTCTCGACCTCGACCGCCGCGCCCTCCGCCAGCGTGTCGCGCAACACCACGTCGAGACAGAAGCGCAGCGCCTCGACCTCGACCGACGACAGTTCGCCGATCTCCAGCACGACCGTCTTCACGCGCGTGCAGCCCTGCGCCCGCGCGGTCTCCTCGACGATGCCGCGGATGCTCTCCGCAAGCGACATCTCATGCATCCGATACGTCCTCGATCGCGATGTCGTACTCGATGCACGGATCGAGCGACAGCGCGAGCGCCTTCAGGCGCAGCATCGCGGCCTCGTCCGACGGCGCGTCCCAGCCCGTGGCTTCGCAGACGAATGCGCCCTGCGCATGGAAATTCCATTCGGTCGGCGCGACGATCGCGTATTCGGCAATGCGGTCGCCGTCGAGACGCACGGCGTGCATCAGCATCCCACGCGCGGTTTCGACGCATGCGAGGCCGGCGCCGTCGCCCATCGGCGCGGCATCGACGAGCTTGGGCATGTCGCTCGCGAGCGGATGGCGCAGGCGGCTGGCGCAGTCGGAGAGATCGACGACGCGCGCGAAGAGGCGCGCCGCGATGCGGTGGCGCTGAGTCAGAAGATTGCTCACCATCATCGAATCCGCGTGGCGCGCGAGCACGCCCGTCTCGTGGGCGCGGCCGAACAGCATCGGCGCCGCGCAGAAATCGGCGGACGGGATGCCGCCGAGTTCGGCCGCCCAGGCCCCGGCAGCGAGTGCCGGCAGCAGTGGCACCGCTTCGCCTTCCGGCGTCGAGGACCCCATCTCGATCAGGTCGGCGAGCGCAGCCCCGATCGTGCCGCAGCGGCGGGCGCGCTCGATGAATTCGCGCAGGCCGCTGGGCTCGCGCGTGGTGCGGAAGAAGCCGGCCAACAGTTCGACGGCGACGAGATCGAGCAGATCGCCTCCGAGCTCATACGCCGCCCGCCCTTCGCCGACGCGCGCGAGCCTGCGGTGCAGTTCGGCGAAGCGCTCGCGCCGCGGCTGATGGCCGAACAGTGCCGGCCAGTCGAGCATCAGCCGCCAGAGGTTTTCCTGTGCGGCCTCGGTCGCCAGCGCCCGTTCCTCGGCCCATGGCTCGGCACGCGCGACGCCGCTCGCACCCGCGGCAACGCAGGCCGCGGTCACGGCGACGGCTTGCGCGCGCGAGCACAGGCTGAAGAGCGCAGGAACGAGCTTCAGCGCCTCCTCGACAGTGCGTCCGACCAAGACCTGCGCCGCTTGCGGACGGGGATTGTCGATCGCGACACCCACCAGACGCCCGCCCTGACGCTGCACTGCAAGCCGCATCCTGCCGTCCGCGTTCATCGCCGCCCCCACTGCAAGCAGGGGATTTTGATCGTGACACATGCGGCGGCTGGCCGCCCGCTGCCCTGAATCATGCTTTCTCCTAGCGCATGCGCCCGCCCCTGGCCGATTGACGCGCTGCAGTCGGACCGGACGGCACGTACGCGGGGGCGGAGCGATGATATGCGCTGTCGCACGAGGGCGAAAGCGTGTCGAGACAAGGTTTTGCATCTCAAGTACGGCCGCGCAGGAAGGCGCGCCGGGACGTCGAACGGGGCGCATCGACAGGAGGCGTTGGTGCGTCAGCCACAGCGGCCGGAACCGATGGCGCCTGCGTATGCGGAGCGGGAGCGAGCACCGTCGCGAGCGCGTCGGTCGCAATCGCGCAGGCCACCTCCGTGCCGACGACATCGTCGATCGGGGACACCAGCGGGCAGTACAGGAAAGCCGGAAGCGCGGCGTCCGCGTCGTCGCTTTCCTCGCCGATGAAGACCAGTTCGCCGACCGGCAGACCCAACGTGCGGCGCACACCCGCCGCCGTGTCCCGCCACAGCGCGCCGCCGCCGGGCAACAGCACAAGCTGGATGCTCCACGAGGTGACGACCGCAGCGAGCCAGTCGCCTTGAAGGCGCTCGCAACCGGCGACACACACCTCCACGTTCGGATTCAGAAACGGCAGCCCTGCCATGCGCGTTTCGCTGACGTGCCGGAAGTGGCGCAGCAGCGCACCAGACGGGTCGTCGTGCCAAGGCGCGGCGACCTTCGCCTCAGCCGGCCGCAGCGCCGGCACGCGCACGACGGACAGGAGCTCGCTCATTGCGCCGTCCGCGGGGCGAGATCGCGGAACCACGCGTCGGGGTCGTAGTCGCCGTCCAGCGTCGCCGCGAGCGCCGCCAGCGCCTCCTCAGTCAGCGCGAGGCTTTCGGCGTCGAGCACTTCCTTCGCGAAGCCGAGCGCAACGAGCACCCAAGTGCCGACCGGCTGCGGGCCGACGAGCAGCATGTTGGCCTGCTCGCGGCGCTCACCGCGCACGAGCCACGCGATCTCGCCGTCACCGACCCACGACTCGACCTGCATCGGCACCGATAGGCACATGCTAGGCAGCCTCTGCCAGCGCCTTCGCCGGCGTCTGCAACCCGTACTCCGCCAGCGCATCACGGATCGCCTGCAGCGCGACCGGCATCGCCGCACGGACCGGCGCGGTCTGCTCCATCGAGGTCGAGATGTCGACCGGCTGCACGCCAACGACCACGACGTGGCGCGGCGCGCGCTCGGTGATCTCGAGCGTCGCCAGCACGTCCGACAGGCCGACCTGATGCGGCGAGATGCGCGCGCGGAAGAAGGCCGGCACCTCGTCGTCCTTCAGCACGACCACGCTCGCCGGCGGTTGGCCGACGCGCACGCAATCGGCGATCACCAGCAGATCGAGGTTCTCGAGGTCCTCGAGGAGCTCCATCGCGGCGGTGCCTCCATCGATGACCTCCAGCACCTCGGGGATCTCGTAGCCCGCCTGCAGCTCTTCGACGAGCCGCACCCCGACGCCCTCGTCGGTGAGCAGGATGTTGCCGACGCCCAGCAGCACGGCACGGCGGATCGGGGTGTCGATTTGGCTCATCAGGATGCCTTCACGCGCACGACTTCGGTGTTCTCGGTGTCGAGGATATGCACCGCGCACGCGAGGCAGGGGTCGAAGGAATGGACCGTGCGCAGCACTTCGAGCGGCTTCTCGGCGTCGACCACCGGGTTGCCGATCAGGCAGGCCTCGTAGGGCGCCATCTCACCCTTCTCGTTCTTCGGCGCGGCGTTCCACGTCGAAGGCACGACGCACTGGTAGTTCTTGATCTTCTGGTTCTCGATCACGACCCAGTGCGACAGGATGCCGCGCGGCGCCTCATGGAAGCCGACGCCGTGGATCTCGCCCTTCGGGAAGACCGGCGCGTTGAAGGTGTCGAGGTCGCCCTTCGCCATGTTGTCGACGAGCAGTTGCCACTGTCCCTTCAACGTGTCGAGCTCGACGCCACACATGATCGCGCGCGATGCGTGGCGGCCGATCGTCGAATGCATGGCGTCGAGTCCGACCTTGGTCTTCGCGAGCGAGGACACGGTGTCGAGCATCCCGGTGGCGTACTTGGTGATGCCGTCGTGCTTGGCCGCGAGGCCGCACAGCACGCGCGCGAGCGGGCCGACCTGCGCCGGCTTGCCGAGGAAGGTCGGCGACTTCAGCCACGAATACTTGCCGTCGTCCTGGAAGTCCGTGTAATGCGGCTTCGTCTCGCCCTGGTAGGGGTGCAGCGACTTGCCGTCGCCCGCGCCGTACTCGTACCACGAGTGCTTGATCGCTTCCGACACGCCGTCCTCGAAGAATTTGTCGCCGAAGGCGGTGATCGGCTTGAACTGCGACAGGTCGCCGTTCGGGATGTAGCCGCCGGGGATCGCGAACTTCGTGCCCGCGGAGTCGAGCGGGACGTCCGGCGCCGCGAGGTAATTGACGACGCCACGGCCGACTTGGGTCCATTCGGGGTAGAAGGCGCCGATTGCGGCGACATCGACCATGTAGACGTTCTTCACGAAGTCGTCGAGCTTGTTCATCCACTCCTGGATCGCCATCAGGCGCTCGATCGTCAGCACGGACTGGGAGTCGGTCGACAGCGGGTTCGCGACGCCGCCGACGGCGACGTTCTGGATGTGCGGCGTCTTCGAGCCGAGGATGGACACGATCTTGTTCGCGTAGCGCTGAATTTCCAGCGCCTGCAGGTAGTGCGCGACCGCCAGCAGGTTCACCTCCGGGGACAGCTTCATCGCCGGGTGGCCCCAGTAGCCGTTCGTGAAGATGCCGAGCTGGCCGCTCGCGACGTAACTCGCGAGCTTCTCCTTCACCTTGCGCATCTCGTGCTTGCTGTTGCCCGACCACGTGGAGAGGCTCTCGCCGAGCGCGGCGGCCTTGTCCGGATCGGCCTTCAGCGCCGAGACGACGTCCACCCAGTCGAGCGCCGACAGGTGGTAGAAATGCACGATCTGGTCATGCACCGCGTGCGCCAGCATGATCATGTTGCGGATCAGCTGGGCGTTCACCGGGATGTCCAGCTTCAGCGCGTTCTCGACCGCGCGCACCGAGCAGATCGCGTGCACGGTCGTGCACACGCCGCAGATGCGCTGCGTGATCGCCCACGCGTCGCGCGGGTCGCGGCCGATCAGGATGTTCTCGACGCCGCGCCACATGGTGCCCGAGGACCAGGCCTTGGTGACCTTGCCGCCGTCGACCTCGACGTCGATCCGGAGGTGGCCTTCAATCCGGGTGACCGGGTCGATGGTGATGCGTTGGCTCATGGGAAAAGTCTCCTCGGAACTGGATTCAGGCGACGCTCGCGGCGGCGGCGTGATCCTCACGCGGCAGCACCGGGAAGCGGCGGGTAATGACGATGTAGCCGAGCACCTCGATGGCAAACATGCCGAAGGTGACCAGCATTTCGGGGACGGACGGGAAGTAGGACCAGCCGTCGCCGGTCTGGTAGCCGACCAGATAGGAATTCACGCGCAGCAGGATGCCGGCGAGCATCAGCACCGCGCCGCCGACGAAGAGGTTCGCCGGGTTCGCGCGCTTGGCCGGGCTGCCGAGCAGCCAGAACGGCAACGCGAAGGCGATCGTCTCCAGCCAGAACATGAAGGCCTGGATCGTCGCTCCGAAGGCCGAGCCGAGCGCGCCGCGCAGGATCAGGTCGCCGAAACGCAGCGCCAGATACAGGCCCAGCATGCCCAGCATCACCCGCGCGAGCGGCGTCAGCAGATGCAGCTCGATCTCGCGGCGGTAGGCGGCGGAGGCGAGGCAGGATTCGAATAGCACCACCGCGTAGCCGATCGTGATCGCCGAGATCAGGTAGATCGCCGGCAACGCCATCGACTGCCACAGCGGATGCAGCTGCGTGCCGAACACGATCAGCATCGAGCCGAGCGAGCTCTGGTGCATCATCGGCAGCACGGTGCCGAGGCCGACGAGGAAGAACATCGCGCGACCGACCTTGCGCTGGGCGTTGGTCCAGCCGAACTTCTCGAAGAAGGTCGGCGAGAACTCGAGCCACATCACGAGGATGTACAGCGAGATGCACGCCGCGACCTCGAACATCACCGAGTTGGGCGACGCATAGCCCGGCCACAGGATGTGCCAGAAGTTCCAGTAGCGCCCGAGGTCGAAGATCACGCCCGCACCGGCCAGCGTATAGCCGAAGAGGCTCGCGAGCAGCGCCGGGCGCACCATCGGGTGGTACTCGCCGCGGTTGAAGATATAGACCAGCATCGCGACCGAGAAGCCGCCGCAGGCGAAGGCCGAACCGATCACCACGTCGGCGACGACCCAGATGCCCCAGGGATAGCCGTCATTGAGGTTCGTGACCGCCCCCAGACCGCCCCAGAAGCGCAGCGCGAGCACGGCGAACGCGGTCAGGATCAAGACGCCGCACGCGAAGGTCGCGGGATTCAGCAGACGGCCGCCGACGGGTGCCGGCGCGGCGTGAACATGGGAACTCATTTGCCGCCCTCCTGTTTGCCGTCATCGTGCGTTTGCTCGTGACCGGCCTCGCCGTCCTTCGGCATGTTGCGTTTGGCGAAGAAGGTCATCGCCCCCAGCGCCGCGATCGGCAGCGCGAACCCGCCGTAGAGCGTGTGTTGCAGCGTCTCGGACTTCGATGCGAAGGAGCGGTCCGGCAGCGGCTTGTGGCCGACCTTGTCGAAGGGCACCGCCGAGAGCTTCATCATCTGCGTGCCGCCGAGTTCCTTCTCGCCGAAGAGATGCGGCACATACTTCGCCGCCGCGCCTTCCCACGCGGGCTGGTCGCCGGTCGACAAGTTGCCGCGCGGAAATTGCGTCATCTCGCCGGGTTGCAGCGCGAGCCGGCGCTTCGCCTCGTCTTTCAGGTCAGAGACCTTGCCGAACAGCGTCGCCCCGGTCGGACACACTTCGGCACAGGCCGCATAGTGGCCGTCCTTCATGCGATGGCGGCACAGCTGGCACTTGCCGATCGCGCCGGTCGCCGACTGGTAGTCGAACTTCGGGATGCCGAAGGGGCAGGCCGCGACGCAGTAGCGGCAGCCGATGCAGGCATCCTTGTCGTAGCTCACGATGCCGGTCACCGGGTCCTTCGTCATCGCGGACACCGGACAGGCCGACACGCAGCTCGGATCGACGCAGTGCAGGCACGACGTCTTCATGAACGAATAGCCGTCCTGCTCGGCGTCCTTGATCGTCGCCGTACCGTTCTTGTAGACCTTGATGACGTTGTAGGTGCGCGCCGTCGTGTCGAGCGGCATGTCCCACACCGCGTCGGCGCTGGTGTTGTAGTCGATCGGCAGGTTGTTGGCCGTTTTGCACGCCGTGACGCAGGCCTTGCAGCCGATGCACAGCGTCGCGTCGTACAACAGGCCGACCGCGTCGGGCGAGATCTGCGCGTTGTCGCGCGCCTGCGCGCACGGGCTCGCGGCTGCACCGGCCGCTACCGCCCCACCCGCGAGCGCGCGCTTCAGAAAGTCGCGTCGGGTGCTCATGCTCATTCCCGCCCGGACTTCTGATCGTCGGCCTTGGCCTTGCCGGCCTCCTGCTGCTCTGCCGCGTGCGATTTGC
It encodes:
- a CDS encoding nickel-dependent hydrogenase large subunit; translated protein: MCHDQNPLLAVGAAMNADGRMRLAVQRQGGRLVGVAIDNPRPQAAQVLVGRTVEEALKLVPALFSLCSRAQAVAVTAACVAAGASGVARAEPWAEERALATEAAQENLWRLMLDWPALFGHQPRRERFAELHRRLARVGEGRAAYELGGDLLDLVAVELLAGFFRTTREPSGLREFIERARRCGTIGAALADLIEMGSSTPEGEAVPLLPALAAGAWAAELGGIPSADFCAAPMLFGRAHETGVLARHADSMMVSNLLTQRHRIAARLFARVVDLSDCASRLRHPLASDMPKLVDAAPMGDGAGLACVETARGMLMHAVRLDGDRIAEYAIVAPTEWNFHAQGAFVCEATGWDAPSDEAAMLRLKALALSLDPCIEYDIAIEDVSDA
- the hybE gene encoding [NiFe]-hydrogenase assembly chaperone HybE, which gives rise to MSELLSVVRVPALRPAEAKVAAPWHDDPSGALLRHFRHVSETRMAGLPFLNPNVEVCVAGCERLQGDWLAAVVTSWSIQLVLLPGGGALWRDTAAGVRRTLGLPVGELVFIGEESDDADAALPAFLYCPLVSPIDDVVGTEVACAIATDALATVLAPAPHTQAPSVPAAVADAPTPPVDAPRSTSRRAFLRGRT
- a CDS encoding HypC/HybG/HupF family hydrogenase formation chaperone, translated to MCLSVPMQVESWVGDGEIAWLVRGERREQANMLLVGPQPVGTWVLVALGFAKEVLDAESLALTEEALAALAATLDGDYDPDAWFRDLAPRTAQ
- a CDS encoding HyaD/HybD family hydrogenase maturation endopeptidase; protein product: MSQIDTPIRRAVLLGVGNILLTDEGVGVRLVEELQAGYEIPEVLEVIDGGTAAMELLEDLENLDLLVIADCVRVGQPPASVVVLKDDEVPAFFRARISPHQVGLSDVLATLEITERAPRHVVVVGVQPVDISTSMEQTAPVRAAMPVALQAIRDALAEYGLQTPAKALAEAA
- a CDS encoding nickel-dependent hydrogenase large subunit, encoding MSQRITIDPVTRIEGHLRIDVEVDGGKVTKAWSSGTMWRGVENILIGRDPRDAWAITQRICGVCTTVHAICSVRAVENALKLDIPVNAQLIRNMIMLAHAVHDQIVHFYHLSALDWVDVVSALKADPDKAAALGESLSTWSGNSKHEMRKVKEKLASYVASGQLGIFTNGYWGHPAMKLSPEVNLLAVAHYLQALEIQRYANKIVSILGSKTPHIQNVAVGGVANPLSTDSQSVLTIERLMAIQEWMNKLDDFVKNVYMVDVAAIGAFYPEWTQVGRGVVNYLAAPDVPLDSAGTKFAIPGGYIPNGDLSQFKPITAFGDKFFEDGVSEAIKHSWYEYGAGDGKSLHPYQGETKPHYTDFQDDGKYSWLKSPTFLGKPAQVGPLARVLCGLAAKHDGITKYATGMLDTVSSLAKTKVGLDAMHSTIGRHASRAIMCGVELDTLKGQWQLLVDNMAKGDLDTFNAPVFPKGEIHGVGFHEAPRGILSHWVVIENQKIKNYQCVVPSTWNAAPKNEKGEMAPYEACLIGNPVVDAEKPLEVLRTVHSFDPCLACAVHILDTENTEVVRVKAS
- the hybB gene encoding Ni/Fe-hydrogenase cytochrome b subunit, encoding MSSHVHAAPAPVGGRLLNPATFACGVLILTAFAVLALRFWGGLGAVTNLNDGYPWGIWVVADVVIGSAFACGGFSVAMLVYIFNRGEYHPMVRPALLASLFGYTLAGAGVIFDLGRYWNFWHILWPGYASPNSVMFEVAACISLYILVMWLEFSPTFFEKFGWTNAQRKVGRAMFFLVGLGTVLPMMHQSSLGSMLIVFGTQLHPLWQSMALPAIYLISAITIGYAVVLFESCLASAAYRREIELHLLTPLARVMLGMLGLYLALRFGDLILRGALGSAFGATIQAFMFWLETIAFALPFWLLGSPAKRANPANLFVGGAVLMLAGILLRVNSYLVGYQTGDGWSYFPSVPEMLVTFGMFAIEVLGYIVITRRFPVLPREDHAAAASVA